In Veillonellaceae bacterium, the following are encoded in one genomic region:
- a CDS encoding SGNH/GDSL hydrolase family protein: protein MPPQLGQELYSRYASSFIDSEYKTKLSKCVELVQNYNQDCHVFLMTPIAPTHKKICYMTEVFYKHYQLVHQVADCYSGVKVADIYTPLKVCSSGEVYQADGTHLTDKGQKVVAEAIIKNLETVIKKGLK from the coding sequence TTGCCGCCGCAGTTAGGGCAGGAATTATACAGTCGGTATGCAAGCAGCTTTATAGATTCCGAATATAAAACTAAGCTAAGCAAGTGCGTTGAGTTGGTGCAAAATTATAATCAGGATTGCCATGTCTTTTTGATGACGCCAATTGCGCCCACTCACAAAAAGATCTGCTATATGACAGAGGTTTTTTATAAGCACTACCAGCTTGTCCATCAAGTAGCTGACTGCTATAGCGGCGTTAAAGTTGCTGATATCTATACTCCCCTTAAAGTATGTTCTAGTGGCGAGGTTTATCAAGCTGATGGAACTCATCTTACAGACAAGGGACAGAAAGTAGTCGCTGAAGCTATAATCAAAAACCTTGAAACGGTGATAAAGAAAGGACTAAAGTAG